A single region of the Colletotrichum destructivum chromosome 12, complete sequence genome encodes:
- a CDS encoding Putative chromo/chromo shadow domain, Chromo-like domain superfamily protein produces the protein MVSVKYVRRRRTAETFRRVSSRVASRRPTATKTSRRPEVSKHSKPNIQKKTTSKADTSISNPETARVPKSQGSETRISYLYLYLLQLPLDATAHHGVDYLNSDELIGWRYCSSTKDVEILTRRPDDGSKRLVPERLIQQKCPSQLYAYWKSFPQPREEIIQTNQYHVFDIIDENSSRGLKVQWVGYSPSDSDTTWEPASKIRKIAPELFDNYVIRKKVSKGHSHIRRSVETLKSDITQ, from the coding sequence ATGGTTTCAGTAAAGTACGTGCGCCGACGGAGGACCGCTGAGACCTTCCGTCGAGTCAGCAGCAGAGTAGCCTCAAGGCGACCAACAGCGACAAAGACCTCAAGGCGGCCGGAAGTATCAAAGCATTCCAAGCCCAACATCCAGAAAAAGACGACATCCAAAGCCGACACCAGCATCAGTAACCCGGAGACGGCAAGGGTACCAAAGTCACAAGGTTCGGAAACCCGCATTTCTTATCTCTATCTTTACCTTCTCCAGCTTCCTCTTGATGCAACAGCTCACCATGGGGTAGACTATCTCAATTCCGACGAACTGATCGGATGGAGATACTGTTCATCGACCAAAGATGTTGAAATACTTACTCGCCGCCCTGACGATGGTTCCAAACGACTCGTCCCGGAGAGGCTCATCCAGCAAAAATGCCCCTCCCAATTGTACGCTTATTGGAAGTCCTTCCCACAGCCACGTGAAGAAATAATCCAGACCAACCAATACCACGTTTTCGATATCATTGACGAGAACTCTTCACGCGGGCTTAAAGTCCAATGGGTTGGGTACTCGCCGTCCGACAGCGATACGACGTGGGAACCCGCCTCAAAGATTCGCAAGATTGCTCCCGAGTTGTTCGACAACTATGTCATCCGAAAGAAAGTCAGCAAAGGGCACTCGCACATTCGTAGGTCTGTGGAGACTTTAAAGTCGGATATTACACAATGA
- a CDS encoding Putative BAH domain, P-loop containing nucleoside triphosphate hydrolase: protein MSTTSRNRRPRESSQIECAFRITCTERDSTLQRKRPNHNRSSAATPRFDQPYPFAPIGRLNGKSAREALGLQYSILPENAWLGMTQYNSFVLKGSKFLRESFIYVANGQKAQRQGTEVKEEAHNGSTKGRRTSKSGENWVAFILEIRASDEYHVFARVYWMYWPEELPEGTMDGERYPAGRQSYHGRNELIASNHMDIINVARVTSPADVKQWNEENDEEIQEALYWRQALDYRTKQLSSVVWLRPAAWDLHGSREQHLTAKEHVPDIEQGGYGRCLKTQQAVDEHKSVLNSWADLSSTPPRGSMYDNGDSPVDLHFTEQTMQVPFSVAPSGILESMTSEAGIEVGKAKENDMDETAIHMSHLSFDAAAQQQDEILSSPLLTVSLLDASPPSQFGLFGGSLSESCTLSQASRLFYNVTCPSSVLICGSQGSGKSNTLACLLENCIIPSKLGKLPQPLAGIIFHFDSFVSDAGGLPCETAFLASHNQASVRILCSPTNVRTIQSIYNSIPQVKIEPLRLSDQDLNTRRMLDLMAVKEGGVPLYLHVVNRILREMRLEQQEKGQRFNYSSFKEKLEQADLTLAQRGPLSQRLDTLESFMVNSKTKHGKIDWEPKPGQLTIVDLSCPCVTAETACLLFNICLSLFLEQKSCIGRVVALDEVHKYMQESDESNALTNSLLNTIRLQRHLGVRVLISTQEPTVSTKLLDLCSMTVVHRFTSPNWLQTLRGHIAGISSVSVTAPAQQDLTEDVSPVVVGGQDSAGELFAKIVSLQTGQALVFAPGAVIGLRRKKPEAVATVQRLAHRPLLVKIRSRLTQDGGKTVMN from the exons ATGTCCACCACCTCCCGCAACCGTCGCCCCAGAGAATCGAGCCAGATCGAATGTGCTTTCCGGATCACGTGTACCGAGCGCGATTCGACATTACAGAGGAAGAGACCCAACCATAACCGAAGCTCTGCTGCGACACCCCGCTTTGACCAGCCCTACCCCTTCGCTCCCATCGGTCGATTGAATGGGAAGAGCGCCCGCGAAGCTCTTGGTCTCCAATACAGCATCCTACCAGAGAATGCCTGGCTAGGCATGACGCAATACAACAGCTTTGTCCTGAAGGGTTCCAAATTTTTACGGGAGAGTTTTATCTATGTTGCAAACGGCCAGAAGGCACAACGACAGGGAACCGAGGTAAAGGAGGAGGCACATAACGGCTCAACAAAAGGACGCAGAACGTCGAAGTCTGGAGAAAACTGGGTGGCCTTCATACTGGAAATTCGCGCCAGCGACGAGTACCATGTCTTCGCACGCGTTTACTGGATGTATTGGCCAGAGGAGCTCCCAGAAGGTACCATGGATGGAGAAAGATATCCTGCGGGCCGCCAGTCATACCATGGTCGGAACGAGCTCATTGCCTCAAATCACATGGATATCATCAATGTCGCCAGGGTGACGTCGCCTGCTGATGTTAAGCAGTGGAATGAAGAGAACGACGAAGAAATCCAGGAAGCTCTATACTGGCGCCAGGCCCTTGATTATCGGACCAAACAGCTGTCGTCGGTTGTGTGGCTTCGCCCAGCGGCATGGGATCTTCATGGATCCCGCGAGCAACATCTCACTGCCAAGGAGCATGTCCCCGACATCGAACAGGGTGGCTATGGCCGCTGTCTGAAAACCCAGCAAGCCGTAGACGAACATAAGAGTGTTCTGAACTCTTGGGCGGACTTGTCGTCGACCCCACCTCGCGGGTCCATGTACGACAATGGTGACAGCCCTGTTGATTTACACTTCACTGAACAAACCATGCAAGTTCCATTCTCTGTTGCACCCTCAGGCATCCTGGAGTCAATGACATCTGAGGCCGGGATTGAGGTTGGCAAAGCGAAGGAAAATGATATGGATGAGACTGCCATCCATATGTCACATCTTAGCTTtgatgctgccgcccagcAACAAGACGAGATCCTATCCAGCCCTCTTCTCACCGTTTCTCTGCTTGATGCTTCGCCCCCTTCTCAATTTGGTCTCTTCGGTGGCAGCCTGTCGGAGAGTTGTACACTCTCGCAAGCGTCACGTCTATTTTATAATGTCACATGCCCCTCTAGCGTGCTTATATGTGGCAGTCAGGGTTCAGGCAAAAGCAATACGCTCGCGTGTCTTTTGGAGAACTGTATCATACCAAGCAAGCTCGGAAAGTTACCACAGCCTCTCGCTGGCATAATCTTTCACTTTGACAGCTTTGTGTCGGATGCTGGCGGTCTTCCATGCGAGACAGCGTTCCTGGCTTCTCATAATCAAGCTTCAGTCCGAATCTTGTGCTCTCCGACCAACGTTCGCACCATTCAG AGCATATATAACAGCATTCCCCAAGTCAAAATTGAGCCTCTGAGGCTGAGCGACCAGGACCTCAACACCCGAAGAATGCTTGACCTCATGGCAGTCAAGGAAGGTGGCGTGCCACTTTACCTCCACGTGGTGAACCGTATTCTTCGGGAAATGCGCTTAGAACAGCAGGAAAAAGGACAGAGGTTCAACTACTCCTCTTTCAAAGAGAAGCTGGAACAGGCGGATCTTACTCTGGCGCAACGGGGCCCCTTGAGCCAGCGCCTCGATACGCTGGAAAGCTTTATGGTCAATAGCAAAACAAAACACGGAAAGATTGACTGGGAGCCGAAG CCTGGACAACTCACTATCGTCGACCTCTCATGTCCTTGCGTCACAGCAGAGACAGCATGCTTGCTCTTCAACATCTGCCTCTCGCTGTTTTTAGAGCAAAAGTCGTGTATTGGCAGGGTTGTTGCTCTCGACGAAGTGCATAAGTATATGCAAGAATCGGACGAGAGCAACGCCCTGACCAATTCGTTGTTGAATACGATCCGCCTGCAACGACATCTCGGCGTTCGCGTGCTCATCTCCACTCAGGAGCCTACCGTGTCGACCAAGCTCCTTGACCTGTGTTCGATGACAGTAGTTCATCGGTTCACTTCGCCGAATTGGTTACAGACCCTGCGCGGTCACATCGCTGGGATCTCATCTGTTTCAGTCACTGCACCAGCACAGCAAGACCTCACGGAGGATGTTAGCCCCGTTGTGGTTGGGGGACAAGATTCGGCCGGCGAGCTTTTTGCTAAAATTGTATCTCTGCAAACGGGGCAAGCTCTTGTTTTCGCGCCCGGTGCGGTCATTGGACTGAGAAGAAAGAAGCCAGAAGCGGTGGCCACCGTTCAGCGTCTGGCCCATAGACCCCTCTTGGTCAAGATCCGGTCCCGGCTGACCCAGGACGGTGGAAAGACAGTGATGAACTAG